TACATAGGATTTGACGCATTGAGCGTACTTTCTGAAGAAACAAAAGACCCACAAAAAACCTTACCAAAAGGGATGATTATTTCCTTGGTTCTTTGCACTGTAATTTATATTGCTCTGACTTTAGTCTTAACCGGAATGGTAGATTACAGAAAATTTGATGGCATCGGAGATCCACTATCATTTATATTTGAAAAAACGAATGCCAATGTTGCATGGATGGAATTAACAGTTTCTTTCGTAGCGATTGTGGCAATTACTACTGTTTTATTGGTTTTCCAGATGGGACAGCCGAGAATCTGGTACGCAATGAGCCGTGACGGATTGATGCCGAAAAAGTTTCAGGATGTGCACCCAAAATATAAGACACCTTCGTTTGCAACGATCGTTACAGGTATTGTAGTGGGGGTTCCAATTATTTTTACCGACAAAAGTTTCATCTTAGATTTTACAAGTATCGGAACTATTTTCGCATTTGTATTGGTTTGTGCAGGAGTTTTGATGCTTCCGCCAAAAGAAAAACTTAAAGGACGTTTTCACCTTCCTTATATTAACGGAAAAATTATTTTCCCTGTTATTTTCATTGGTTCATTGGTAGGATTCCATTATTTCCAGCCTGATTTTTTTGATCATTTAATGGAATGGTCTGATCCTAAAGAAGGTGAATTTAAAGCTTCTATTTTCTTTTTTATCTTAATCAATCTTGGGCTTTGTGTCTTGACATTTATAAAAAATCTATCTCTAATTCCATTGATTGGTTTAAGCTCTTGCTTATATCTTCTTACCGGAATGAGCCATGAAAACTGGTTTTATTTCGGAATATGGTTTGCCATTGGTTTGATTATTTATTTCTGCTACGGATATAAAAACAGTAAGCTGAGAAAAGAAGCGTAATTGATTGATGAAATATCTTTTCTGTTTACTATTTTTAGTCATTATCGGATGCAACAAAACTAAAGTTGAATCTGATAATCATTCAATTAGTGAAAATTCGGGAGAAAATAAAATTCCTTACAAAGAGTTTTTAATTTCAATCAACAAAAAATCTAAAGAAGAAAAGAAGAATTATCTGTTTCAATTTATCAACTATGATGTTCCAAATTATTGGGCTTCTACTCCATGGTCATTTAACGGAACATCGAGGGAGCCAAAGAAAGAAACAATTGCTTGCGGATATTTTGTAACCAACACGCTGACTGATTTTGGCTTTGATATTAACAGAACTTATTTAGCGCAACAGGCTTCGTCAGTGATGATAAAAAAGCTTTGCAAAGACATTAAATATTTCAGTAAAAGACAAGATTTAGATAAGTATATTTTAAGTAAAAATAAAAATCAGATATATATTGTCGGCTTAGATTTTCACACAGGATTTATTACAAGAGAAAACAAAGACACGTATTTTATTCATTCTAATTACATCAAAAACAAAGGAGTCGTAAAAGAATTAACGCAAACATCACAAGCTTTGAATG
Above is a genomic segment from Chryseobacterium mulctrae containing:
- a CDS encoding APC family permease, coding for MNQLFRRKTYSETDTSTNLLRVLGTWDIVFFGIAAIIGAGSFSSLGEAVFRGGPGVILLYLICGFACGFTALCYAEFASRIPTAGSAYTYAYASFGELIAWVIGWALIMEYSFGNIYVAFSWSDYFTSFLERLGMHIPDYLTCSYTEAKKAFTNGSENKELINAWVNAPLLGSLKFIVDIPALVINGLITWLCYRGVKESKNFNNSLVILKLAVIVLVILVGFSYINTENWTPVSIEGTPSFMPNGFAGVMSAVSGVFFAYIGFDALSVLSEETKDPQKTLPKGMIISLVLCTVIYIALTLVLTGMVDYRKFDGIGDPLSFIFEKTNANVAWMELTVSFVAIVAITTVLLVFQMGQPRIWYAMSRDGLMPKKFQDVHPKYKTPSFATIVTGIVVGVPIIFTDKSFILDFTSIGTIFAFVLVCAGVLMLPPKEKLKGRFHLPYINGKIIFPVIFIGSLVGFHYFQPDFFDHLMEWSDPKEGEFKASIFFFILINLGLCVLTFIKNLSLIPLIGLSSCLYLLTGMSHENWFYFGIWFAIGLIIYFCYGYKNSKLRKEA